The genomic DNA atatatatatatatatatatatatatatatatatatatatatatatatatatatatatatatatatatatatatatatatatatatatatatatatatatatatatatatagtatatatgtacatttaaaaaaatacattatatatatatatatgggtggGCTTTAATCCACATCCACCCTTAGCAAATCCGTCTCTATTTGAAGAATACAAAAGAATCAATAATATCCAGAAATTTGTTGTTCTAGTTTTGAAGATACTTTGGGCTGGGCCGTGAAGTTGAGTTTTACTAGGAAATATTAAGAGATGGGTAGGTACACATTTAATTATTGGTCCTTCAATAATAGCCCCTCAAATCTAATGTTACTTAAATAggatataaatattatttcagaATTATTTTAGGTGACATCTAAATGGGAAGTTACTACAAAATAATTTCTGAAAATAGTCAAAATTGAAAGAACTGGTAAATCAAAAGCAAAACCGAGTGAGCGAGTTACAAGAAAGCACATGACCTAATCCATTGCATTAACAtctcaattttctttttcttttttgaaaaagtagGACGTTTATCCGGTCTTCCGACCTTGCGAAGATCAAGTGACATAAATGGTCATGAgttcaacaaaataaatctaaaaaaacaaacatagagttcataacaaaataagaaaataaaatcacaacAAGTGGTAATAGCTTAGTAttgaaatatgtattttttttattgccaAACTTATATTTCACATTCCTATCAAgtttttttcatctttctttctagttttgatttttgtttcttcatttcatcttcttgtaCCGAATTTCTTAATCATATCTTTTCTCTAGTCATCCGAACAATCCAATCATTCTTCGAGCCATCAGATCGGAAAGATCTTAGTTGTTTCGACATCTCTTACTAAGAACACTTCATTTCCCGATGATTAAGAGCATCCAAGTTTTTCGAAGTGTCCCTAACTTATTTTTCCATAATTTCCAAAACTAGAATTGAGGCGTCTGAGATTTGGGATACAACAACTAAATGTGGGTTGAATGTGTCATTCATCCCCTCAAAATTGGAAAAACTAAATGcattaaaaacaatcaaaataccCTTGCACGTAGATGTTTATTTTTCACTGCCCATATATCATTCAAGCTGTCTCATGTTAAGaacattttaattatgttttcaaTACAAACAAACTTATACTACAATTATTGTACAAATTTATTTCAAGtataaacaaaattgataaaaagaTGATGAATATGAACAGATACCAGAGATCTTGGTCTTGGTAGACAACAACAAGCTTTAATTACTTGCATTTGACTAATTAAAGATTCATTCTTTTcaagattttgataatatttttgaatggtttttttcttttcaatcttCAATGTGAAGACTCCCTCACCGAACAAGCCACCACCTGCGCCCACTGCCTCAATCTCGTCTTCACCGTCTCCGGTTTTTCTCCTTCACACcccaaaatcaaaatcaaaatcaacccAATTGGATTCAACTATTCATTTTCTAATTGAGATTTGATTTAGAATTTACCTGGACCGACAAACATGGTGTGAGGATTCGGACTTCCCATGGAAGAACACGGCGGCGATTCGCACTCAGAACCAGACGATGATGTTTCTCTACAAACAACATCCTTGTACTGTTTATTGACTGCATAATAGAGACTGTAAGCCGGTAGTGTGTTCGATAATCGGTGATCAATTTCCGGCGAATCGAATCCGAATCCCAATTCAATGCAAGCTTTCAACTCGTTCAAATCTTCGTCGGTGACACTTTTGCTCCGGCGGCGGCTTCGAACGCCGTGACTTCCTTTCCTTCTTTTCCAGGCCTCATCACGGTAGGCGTCTGGTGACCACGAATTCTGCTTATAAAGAGACTTGAAGCAGGGCGCTGCCGGTGAAATCGACGGCCGGAGCCAGGGTAGATCGGCGGCGGCGTCCGACATAGAGAATTCTCAGGTGGGTATAGGGTGGCCGTCGCCGGCGAGTTCGCAGTCCGGCGGAATGGATGGATATGGAATTGTTGAAACTGGGTTGGAGAGAGATAGGATATAAAAGAATGGAAATAGGCACATTAGAAAACACACGTCTAGATCAtgatttaaataagaaaatgtcaaaaaaattaaaaaaattaataattttttatttattaaaaatggcTAGTTCAAGTTAATTAAGTCAGatcattcaatttatattttattaaattgatttatttttttaaataagatataaatttGGTATTAGGAGGCAAAAAAGTGACAGAATAAAAGGAAAAGATAGATAAAATAAGGTTTGCTTAAAGATAATGATAACTTTAGCACCTAACTTGTTGTTTAGGTTAAAGACCGAATCATGTGTAGATCTTACAATGACAGCAATATTAACTCTtaagaaaatgaatttatattatttcattgtTTAGACATGTTTAGACAAAGATCCGGCATTCTTATCCAATAAGAATCCAATCTTGAAAGATAATTTGTGGTGGCTCACGGGTTTGTAGTACGAAACTTGAGATCGTCTGTGACGAACAAACTTTTAGGGCATCGACGAATATAATGACTGAGTCCGggtttatgttaaatttatttttcatttgtcGTAAGGCATCCGATTCTTAATAACAGttttttttctatgtttttattttttgttaattgtttagatgaaattttgttttaaaaaaacaaaatactattcatctaaaaaaactcttaaaaaaaaaaaaatcttgatcAACAAAATATCTTCCCTGATTTAGGAACCCAACAAAACCTACAACCACTCAAAATCCACCTAAAGGCATGAAAGAGATAATATAAACTTTagccaaaaaaaaatgaaagattttaggtttttttttctttctagaaacaattaataattaattgaattctAATCAGATTtcacaaacaaattaatatatatatatatatatatatataccacaaTTTGGCTGAAATGTCAATGATTGTTGGTCAAAACtaagttgaaaaaatatataaaatattgggaataaaattaaaaaaaacacctGATAACAACTCGTGACTAATTTTATGAGTATAAATTCAGAATTTCTTAAGAATATTCTCTTTCATATAATTGATGGCAGgctgaaaagaaagaaatatttttagttatgtAGGGACTAAATACATCAGATTAATCCACTAGTTTCCTTGTTATCTTTTTCTGAGGGACATAACTAGATTTTTTTAGatgaattttccaaatttaaaatgtgttaatttttttttatatatttttttaatgtggcCTATGGTCTTTGGTTTCTGTCCTTCATTgtatttcttgtttttttttaaatatatcatgtactttaaaaaaaatatagttgttataaaaatttatatattgtaaagTACATGcttataatttttacattattatttgaaatagtaataattttataaagatcAATGAGTTTTTGAGAATTGAGTCTGGGCATATGTGTATTTGTTTTAAGTACATAGACGAATTTATGTATCTAGTATGCCGAGcttaaattcaatccaaaagaaatattatttttatatattttaatattctaataaaataagtcttattttaattattaggattaatatgataaattgtatCTTATATTAGGttcaatgtatatatataataatagttcaATTTCTaacattatcaaaaaaaattctcataatagagttttgtttttaataatataaaaataagttttctaTTTAAACAAAACGTTATGTCTCAACTAGATAAATAGTTTTCATGTGAGATATTCTACAATTTATTcgttaatattatttcatataattttttgttagaAAGAAGCGTCGAGGGTTAAAGATTTAATCCAAGATCTTGTTTTTTTGGATGAAACGTTATTTACGATAAATTCTTATATGTATGTAAAAAtaagtcgtatgtgtcacgagaaTGTGAAATTGACGACTCatttatttttgcattgtcCAAGTGTCACTAATATATTGAGTTTTTTTG from Impatiens glandulifera chromosome 9, dImpGla2.1, whole genome shotgun sequence includes the following:
- the LOC124915677 gene encoding uncharacterized protein LOC124915677, translating into MSDAAADLPWLRPSISPAAPCFKSLYKQNSWSPDAYRDEAWKRRKGSHGVRSRRRSKSVTDEDLNELKACIELGFGFDSPEIDHRLSNTLPAYSLYYAVNKQYKDVVCRETSSSGSECESPPCSSMGSPNPHTMFVGPGEKPETVKTRLRQWAQVVACSVRESSH